The following nucleotide sequence is from Synechococcus sp. CBW1004.
CATCCTTCAATCCCGACTCAGATGGTCGGCTTTATTTCGCTGTCCTCGGCACCGCTGTTAGCCTCGCTTCAATTCCAGTTCCTGCCGTGACCGCCACCCTCTCCCGGTCCACCTTCACGGGGCTCCGCTGCAAGGAATGCGGCCAGCCCTATGAAGCCACGGCGCGCCACGTCTGTGAGGACGTCTGCTTCGGGCCGCTCGAGGTCGTCTACGACTACGACGCGATCCGCTCCCGCGTCAGCCGCGCCACGATCGAGGCCGGGCCCGCCTCGATCTGGCGCTACCGCGACTTCCTGCCGATCGAGGGGGATCCGATCGATGTGGGCACCGGCTTCACTCCCCTGCTGCGGGCCGACCGCCTGGCCCGCCGGCTTGGCCTGAAGTCCCTCTACATCAAGAACGACGGCGTCAACATGCCGACGCTCTCATTCAAGGATCGGGTGGTATCCGTGGCGCTCACCCGCGCCCGTGAGCTGGGCTTCAGCACCGTCAGCTGCGCCTCCACCGGCAACCTGGCCAACTCCACGGCCGCCATCGCCGCCCATGCCGGCCTTGAGTGCTGCGTGTTCATCCCCAGCGACCTGGAGCTGGGCAAGGTGCTTGGCACCCTGATCTACAACCCGACGCTGATGGCGGTGAAGGGCAACTACGACCAGGTGAATCGCCTGTGCTCGGAGGTGGCCAACACCTACGGCTGGGGTTTCGTGAACATCAATCTGCGCCCGTACTACTCCGAAGGTTCGAAAACCCTGGGCTATGAGGTGATCGAACAGCTCGGCTGGCAGCTCCCTGACCATATCGTCGCTCCCCTCGCTTCCGGCTCGCTGTTCACCAAGATCCGCAAGGGTTTCGATGAGTTCATCAAGGTCGGCCTCGTCGATGAGAAGCCCGTGCGCTTCAGCGGTGCCCAGGCCGAGGGCTGCAGCCCCATCGCCCAGGCCTTCGCCGAGGGCCGCGACTTCATTACGCCGGTGAAGCCCAGCACGATCGCCAAGTCCATCGCCATCGGCAATCCGGCTGATGGCCCCTATGCCATCGACATCGCCAACCGCACCGGCGGCAACATCGCCGCCGTCAGCGATCCGGAGATCATCGAGGGCATCAAGCTGCTGGCGGAAACCGAGGGTGTGTTCACCGAAACCGCCGGTGGTACCACGATCGCGGTGCTCAAGAAGCTGGTGGAGCAGGGAAAGATCAATCCCGACGAGACCACCGTCGCCTACATCACCGGCAACGGCCTCAAGACGACCGAGGCCGTCGCCTCCTCAATCGGCGAGCCGCTGCTGATCGAGGCCCAGCTCGACAGCTTCAATGCCGCCTGGGAGCGGGCCCAGGCCCTGCATCGCGCCACCTGGGAGTCCGTGGCCTGAGCCCTGGCGGGTCGGGTTCCGGCCCCTGTGTCGGCACAGCCACCATTCCACCTTTCTCCTCTTTCCTCGATCACAGCCCCATGGCCGTCTCGGTTCTGATCCCCACCCCTCTGCAGAAATTCACCAACGATGAGGCCAGCGCCGATCTCGACGCCGGCAGCGTTGATGCCCTGATCGATGCACTTGAGGCCCGCTATCCCGGCATCAAGGGGCGGCTGTGTGATGAGAGCGGCAAACTGCGTCGCTTTCTGAACGTCTATGTCAACAGCGAAGACATCCGCTTCCTTGACAATCAGGCCACCGCTCTCAAGGACGGCGATGAAGTGAGCATCGTTCCTGCCGTCGCCGGTGGCTGAGGCGATCATCCCCAGCCTCGATCGCGGGCCACAGGTGCTGTTCCGCTTCGATGCGGAATCGGCCGATGTGCTCAGGCTGCCGGATGCCTGGTCGTCAGAGGACTTCGCTCCTGCTCGGCAGTACATCGACAGCCCGACCCTGTAGTCGCTGCAACCCTCCTTTCCGCCACCGTTGCCCAGACTTCCAGCCCCATCCCTCAGCCTCTGGCCATAGGGTGAAGTCACGTCCGGAGAAGTCGAGATGAGCCAGAGCAGCGCCTCCCCTGCCTCCGTCGTTCCTGCCTCCCCCCATGACTGGCGGGCAGCGGTCGAGATCTATGACTATCGCGAGGCGGCCAATCCGATCCGGCCTGGGCTCACCGAACCGATTCCGGATCGGACCTGGCCTCCTTCGCTGCATGCTGAGCCACGCACGGCGATCCTGCCGCTCGACCTCAGTGCTGAGCTCGGCTGCAGCGGGCCTGCCACCAGTCCCGCTCTTGCCGCCCACTTCCTGAGGATCCTTCCCGGCGAGGGGCTCAAGGCGAGCGCTGTCGCCACCAGTTCGCTCTTCTATGTGCTGCGGGGGGCTGGAACCCTTGAGCGCCCCTCCTCTCCCGGCCAGTCGGCCCTGGAGCTCTCCTGGGGGGTGGGAGATCTGTTTGTGCTTCCCAGCGGCGCCGATCCGCTGCTGCAGGCCAGCGCCGACAGCCTTCTCTACTGGGTGCACGATGCTCCCCTGCTCCGCTACCTCGGCGTCGCCCCCGTGAAGCCCCGCTTCCGGGCCAGCCATTACCCCGCCAGCCTGCTGGAGGCGGAGCTCCAACAGCTGCTCGCCGATCCAACCGCTGCCCGCAGCAACCGGCTCAGCATCCTGCTGGCCAGCGCCGACCACCCCGCCAGCCGCACCGTCACCCACACCCTCTGGGCGATGCTCGGTGTCGTGCCTCCCGGCGCCGTCCAGCCTCCTCACCGCCATCAGTCGGTGGCGCTCGATCTGATCATCGACTGCGACCCCGGCTGTTACACGCTGGTGGGCACCGAGCTCAACCCGGATGGCACGATCCGCAATCCGCGTCGGGTCGACTGGCAGCCGGGTGGGACCTTCATCACCCCCCCGGGACACTGGCATGCCCACACCAACGAGAGCGGTCGCATGGCGCGGTTGCTGCCGATTCAGGACGCCGGTCTGAACACCTATCTGCGCAGCCTCGACATCCGCTTCGCCGGCCCTTCCCGAGGCCCGACCTCAGTCGGTTGAAACCCCCTGTGCCGCTTGGTCGGCGCACGGTGCCAGGCTGATGGAATGACCGCTGTACCCCAGCTGATCCTCTCCGGCGGCGTCACGCTGCAGGCTCTCCTGAGCGTGCCACCGTCGCCCCGCGGGTTGGTGTTGTTCGTGCACGGAAGCGGCAGCAGCCGCTTCAGCCCCCGCAACCAGGCAGTGGCCGCCGGGCTCAATCGGGCCGGCCTGGCGACGTTGCTGTTCGATCTGCTCACCTCCGCTGAAGCGGAGCGGGATCGGATCGATGCCTCCCTGCGTTTCCGCATCGATCTGTTCCGCGGCCGGTTGCTCGACAGCCTCAGCTGGCTCGCGGCCCAGCCCGCGCTGGCCCCTCTGTTGCCCGTAGGCCTGTTCGGCGCCAGTTCCGGTGCCGCCGTGGCCCTGCAGGCAGCGGCTGAGCGTCCGGATGCCGTGGCAGCCGTGGTCAGCCGCGGCGGCCGCCCCGATCTGGCCGGCGAGGCCCTGGCGGGTGAGCTCGCCCCCACGCTGTTGATCGTCGGCGGTGAGGACGAGGCGGTGCTGCGGCTGAACCGTGAGGCGGCGACCAGCCTGCATGGCTTCCACCGTCTGGAGGTGGTGCCGGGCGCCAGCCACCTGTTTGAAGAGCCCGGCGCGCTGGAGCTGGTGGCCCGGCTGGCCTGCGACTGGTTTCTGCGCCATCTGCCCTGCTCCGGGCTGGAGGCCGGACCACGGCCGATTCCCTCCGTTCCTCCGGATCCGGGCCCTGCGTGTCCTGATGTCCTCCGATTCCGGGGCACCGACTGATGCACCTCACTCCTCCCCTCTGGCGCGATCGTCTCGAAGCTGGCCTCGCTCTCGGCCGCCAGCTGGCGGGCCGCGGTTCTCTGCCCGAGGATGCGCTGCTGCTGGCGTTGCCCCGCGGTGGGGTGGCGGTGGCCGTGGCGATGGCGGCCGAGCTGCAACGGCCGGTGGCAACCTGGTCCGTGCGCAAGATCGCCGACCCCGCCTGGCCGGAGCTGGCGGTCGGGGCGATCGCCGCCGGTGGGGTGACGGTGTGGCGTGGGGACGGTGGCAGCTCAAGGGAGCAGCAGGCCCGCCGCCAGGGTTGGCTGCAGCAGCAGGAGGCGGAGCTGCGGCGACGCCGGCGCCTCTACGGCGATCCCGCTTCGGCGGATCTGAAGGGCAGAACCCTGATCGTGGTCGATGACGGCATCGCCACCGGCATGACCGTGCAGGCGGCGCTCCTGTCGCTGCGGCAGCTGCAGCCGGCGTCCCTCACCCTGGCGGTGCCGGTCCTGGATCGCAGTGTCATCGCCCGGCTGCGACCCCTGATCGACCGGCTGGAGGCCCTGGCGGTGGTCGACGGCCTGCGGGCCGTGGGCGAGTGGTTCGAGCGCTTCGAGCAGCTGCAGGATCAGGATGTCCTCGCGCTGCTGGCTGCCCAGCCCGTTCCGGGTGCGCGTCGCTGAGCGCAGCAGCGGTGTTCAGGGGCGGCGTGATTCTGCGGCGATCAGGCGGCTGATCAGCAGGCCCATCACCACGGCGACATAGAACGTGCCGAGGGTGGCGATGACAACGCCGAGCATCTGCGCCTGCGGGGTCACCGGCACCACATCGCCGTAGCCCATGGTCGTCAGGCTGACGAAGGCGAAATAGTTGAGGCGAATGAAGCTCAGGGTCCACACCGGTTGGTGCTGGTCCATGGTTCCCTGGCGATGCAGGAGCAGGGAGCCACCGGAATGCTGCAGGTCGCTGAAGCTTCCCGGCTGGATCGTCTCGAGGGTGCTGCAGAGCAGGCCGGCCGTGAGCCCCAGCATCAGGTAGCCGGCGAAGGCGCCGGTGATCACCTGCTGGCCGACCCGCTGCTCCGCCGCCAGGCTGCGCACCAGCCGCAGGCTGCTCCAGACGCTGAACAGCGACCAGAGCAGGATCAGCGGAATGCCGCTGTCGCGGGACTCCACCGGTGTCAGCGACCACAACAGCCCCGCCGCGACGGTGAGAACGCCCAGGCCCCTGTACAGGTGGCGCGTCGGGCTGGCCAGCGATTCACTGGTCTGGGGGCGACCCAGCCCGACGATCATCGTCAGTGCCAGAAGGAGATAGCCCGGTGAGGCCAGGCGGTTCCAGCGCCCCGGCAGTGCCAGTGACGCCATCACCAGCAGGCAGACGACGAACAGCACCCGGTAGAAGCGGTGTTGGGGGTGCGCCATGGAGCGGAAGACAGCTGCGTGGGGCGGTTCCGCAGCCATCGTTGCAGGCCAGGACGGCCTGCCGGACAGCGGGTTCATCCGCGCCAGCGGCCTGGGGAGCGCTTGTTCAGCCCTGGCTTCGGACGCCGCTTGCCTCCTGGGTGCTGGCCTGGGCGTCCGCGAGCCTGACCAGGCTTCGGCGCCGATCCGGCTGCATCAGCTTGCTCCTGAGCTCCAGCCACTGCTGCCAGCGCTCCTGACGCTGCTCCTCCAGCAGCCGCCGGAGGGACGACCATGAGGCGGCATCGTCATCCGGGCTCTGGGGCCCGAGGAGCTGCATCAGCACCTCCAGGTCGTGCAGATCCCCCAGGCAGCTCTGCACGTCGCGCAGATCGCGGATCCACGCTTCCCCGGGTTCCCCAAGCCACCCGCGCAGGGCCTCAAGGCCGTAGCGCACCTCCTTGATGCGCTTGCGCAACTCGTGCAGCTCGGCGTCGCTCGGGTGAGCCGCAAACCAGCCGCCATGCAGGAAGCAGCTGCCGCCGCAGGCCTGCAGCCACTCCGGCAGCCACTCGGCCAGGGACTGCTGGCCAAGACTGGTGTATCGGGGTTCCCGGCACCAGCGCTCCAGCCGGTTCAGCAATCGGTGGGCGCGATCGGAGCTGAGCTCAGCCTGCAATGCCTTCATGGCCTGACGGCGTTGCCGCTTCAGCTGGCGCTGCAGAGGCGCGCAGGCCTTCTGCTCACGGGGATCCAGCCTGGGAAGCAGCTGCCTCTCCAGGTGCTCCTGCAGCACATCGACGTCCCGGCAGCTGCCGGTTGCCCGCGCCAGCGCCGCGATCCGCGCCCGGTTCAGGCGCGGGGGGAGCTGCAGAGCGGGCCCGAACTGGCTCAGATGCGATCGCAACCGCCTGAGACTGACGCGGAACTGATGCAGCGCTTCCGGATCCTCGCCCCGCAGCACCTCGGGCCGGAGCGTCTCGACACGGCTGAGCTGGTGCGCGATCAGCTGCTGCGCCTGCTCCCCCGTCGTGATCGAAGCGGTCATGGCCTCAGCGCCGCGGAACCCTCACGATCGCTCGGCCGGACTGCCACCGGCGTTAAGAACGGGTTGGGAGGCAGCTGGCCTGTTGGTCTCAGTCGACCTCACGGTCAGCGACGGGCTCGCCCGATCGTGTCGGCGGCTCTTCCCCGGCCAGCAGGCAGAGACAGCGGAACCGCAGGGCCATCAGCTGCTCATAGAGCGGATTGATCCGGCACATGGGCGGGATGTGCACGATCTTCCGTCCCAGCACCATCACATCGCGCTCGAACGGGCACTGAGCCGGGATCAGCTTCACCAGCAGCCGTGCCACCGCCGGATCGGCCGGGGCCTGGGCATCAAGCCAGCCCCGCAGCCGTTCCAGGGTCGAGCCGGCCTCGCCACCTGCGGGCTCGTCCTCATGCAGATCGGCGAGCACCGCCTGCCCCACCTGCAGCAGCTCACTCCAGTGACGCAGCAGGGTCAGCTCCTCGTCGCCGAGCCTGCCGTCGGCGAGGGCCACCACCACCGCGCTGCGCAGGAACTGTTCGGCCTCCGGCGTGCCCCGACCGAGCCGGTGCTGCAGGGCGCCATCCCCGGGGTGATGCAGGGCTTCGAGCGATTCGCCCGGCAGTTCCTGGGCCAGGGCCTCCTCCAGCAGCCGGCGCTCCTCGGGTGCGAATCGGCCGTCTGCCAGGGCCAGCTGGTGCAGGGCGGCCAGCCACAGATGGCGGCGGGCCAGAAGCTCGCTGTCGCCGCATGGCGAAAGCTGGGGCTCCGTGGCCTCGGTGAGCCCAGAGGTCGGCTCCATGGCAGCAGGGACCAGCGTCCTCCCCACCTTCAAGGCGGCCCGCCGAGACGTCAAGGTCGATGGGTGCGCAGCCTCAGCGCAGATCGATGGCGTTGAGACGGGCGCGGAAGCCGGCGGATCCGCGATCCTCCATCTCGGGAGCCTCGCTGAACAGGGAGGATGGGGCGCCCGGCAGGCCGGGGAACGCTGCTGGAGCCGGCAGGTCCTCGGCCTCGAGAACCCGGACCTCGACGGCCTGGGCGGCACGCCGGCTGCGGCTGATCCCGGCCTGAGCCCTGGCCTCGATGGCCCGGATCAGGCTGCGGCTGCGGTTCACGGCCCCGACGGTCTCACCTTCGCCGGGGCGGATCAGGGGGCGTTCGCGGATTTCGCCGCGAAGCTGGTT
It contains:
- the thrC gene encoding threonine synthase; translated protein: MTATLSRSTFTGLRCKECGQPYEATARHVCEDVCFGPLEVVYDYDAIRSRVSRATIEAGPASIWRYRDFLPIEGDPIDVGTGFTPLLRADRLARRLGLKSLYIKNDGVNMPTLSFKDRVVSVALTRARELGFSTVSCASTGNLANSTAAIAAHAGLECCVFIPSDLELGKVLGTLIYNPTLMAVKGNYDQVNRLCSEVANTYGWGFVNINLRPYYSEGSKTLGYEVIEQLGWQLPDHIVAPLASGSLFTKIRKGFDEFIKVGLVDEKPVRFSGAQAEGCSPIAQAFAEGRDFITPVKPSTIAKSIAIGNPADGPYAIDIANRTGGNIAAVSDPEIIEGIKLLAETEGVFTETAGGTTIAVLKKLVEQGKINPDETTVAYITGNGLKTTEAVASSIGEPLLIEAQLDSFNAAWERAQALHRATWESVA
- a CDS encoding MoaD/ThiS family protein, with the translated sequence MAVSVLIPTPLQKFTNDEASADLDAGSVDALIDALEARYPGIKGRLCDESGKLRRFLNVYVNSEDIRFLDNQATALKDGDEVSIVPAVAGG
- a CDS encoding cupin domain-containing protein; this encodes MSQSSASPASVVPASPHDWRAAVEIYDYREAANPIRPGLTEPIPDRTWPPSLHAEPRTAILPLDLSAELGCSGPATSPALAAHFLRILPGEGLKASAVATSSLFYVLRGAGTLERPSSPGQSALELSWGVGDLFVLPSGADPLLQASADSLLYWVHDAPLLRYLGVAPVKPRFRASHYPASLLEAELQQLLADPTAARSNRLSILLASADHPASRTVTHTLWAMLGVVPPGAVQPPHRHQSVALDLIIDCDPGCYTLVGTELNPDGTIRNPRRVDWQPGGTFITPPGHWHAHTNESGRMARLLPIQDAGLNTYLRSLDIRFAGPSRGPTSVG
- a CDS encoding dienelactone hydrolase family protein → MTAVPQLILSGGVTLQALLSVPPSPRGLVLFVHGSGSSRFSPRNQAVAAGLNRAGLATLLFDLLTSAEAERDRIDASLRFRIDLFRGRLLDSLSWLAAQPALAPLLPVGLFGASSGAAVALQAAAERPDAVAAVVSRGGRPDLAGEALAGELAPTLLIVGGEDEAVLRLNREAATSLHGFHRLEVVPGASHLFEEPGALELVARLACDWFLRHLPCSGLEAGPRPIPSVPPDPGPACPDVLRFRGTD
- a CDS encoding phosphoribosyltransferase, whose amino-acid sequence is MHLTPPLWRDRLEAGLALGRQLAGRGSLPEDALLLALPRGGVAVAVAMAAELQRPVATWSVRKIADPAWPELAVGAIAAGGVTVWRGDGGSSREQQARRQGWLQQQEAELRRRRRLYGDPASADLKGRTLIVVDDGIATGMTVQAALLSLRQLQPASLTLAVPVLDRSVIARLRPLIDRLEALAVVDGLRAVGEWFERFEQLQDQDVLALLAAQPVPGARR
- a CDS encoding potassium channel family protein — protein: MAHPQHRFYRVLFVVCLLVMASLALPGRWNRLASPGYLLLALTMIVGLGRPQTSESLASPTRHLYRGLGVLTVAAGLLWSLTPVESRDSGIPLILLWSLFSVWSSLRLVRSLAAEQRVGQQVITGAFAGYLMLGLTAGLLCSTLETIQPGSFSDLQHSGGSLLLHRQGTMDQHQPVWTLSFIRLNYFAFVSLTTMGYGDVVPVTPQAQMLGVVIATLGTFYVAVVMGLLISRLIAAESRRP
- a CDS encoding CHAD domain-containing protein translates to MTASITTGEQAQQLIAHQLSRVETLRPEVLRGEDPEALHQFRVSLRRLRSHLSQFGPALQLPPRLNRARIAALARATGSCRDVDVLQEHLERQLLPRLDPREQKACAPLQRQLKRQRRQAMKALQAELSSDRAHRLLNRLERWCREPRYTSLGQQSLAEWLPEWLQACGGSCFLHGGWFAAHPSDAELHELRKRIKEVRYGLEALRGWLGEPGEAWIRDLRDVQSCLGDLHDLEVLMQLLGPQSPDDDAASWSSLRRLLEEQRQERWQQWLELRSKLMQPDRRRSLVRLADAQASTQEASGVRSQG
- a CDS encoding Mo-dependent nitrogenase C-terminal domain-containing protein, producing the protein MEPTSGLTEATEPQLSPCGDSELLARRHLWLAALHQLALADGRFAPEERRLLEEALAQELPGESLEALHHPGDGALQHRLGRGTPEAEQFLRSAVVVALADGRLGDEELTLLRHWSELLQVGQAVLADLHEDEPAGGEAGSTLERLRGWLDAQAPADPAVARLLVKLIPAQCPFERDVMVLGRKIVHIPPMCRINPLYEQLMALRFRCLCLLAGEEPPTRSGEPVADREVD